From one Esox lucius isolate fEsoLuc1 chromosome 11, fEsoLuc1.pri, whole genome shotgun sequence genomic stretch:
- the LOC114840313 gene encoding gastrula zinc finger protein XlCGF17.1-like — MTSLKLEDKSKTLGLRVTIKDEEEEKNVVIINNGEGDLLNQGYLKSHQHIHTSEKPYSCSDCGKRFLRPSHLISHQRMHTGEKPYSCSHCGKCFIRPSDLSSNLNAHQRIHTGEKPYSCTDCGKCFIRPSQLTNHQRMHTGEKPFSCLDCGKCFIKSSDLITHQRVHTGEKPFSCSECGKSFSHAGSLKAHQRIHTREMPYFCSDCGKCFSRSSELISHQRVHTGEKPYSCSHCGKSFSQLCSLKSHQRIHTGEMPHSCSDCGKCFIRSSQLISHQRVHTGEKPYSCSDCGKSFSQLGNLKAHQRI; from the exons atgacTTCCTTGAAGCTGGAAGACAAGAGTAAAACGCTGGGACTGAGGGTTACcattaaagatgaagaggaggagaagaatgtgGTTATCATTAATAATGGAGAGGGAGATTTACTTAATCAAG gttaCTTGAAATCTCACCAGCACATACATACTAGTGAGAAGCCGTACtcatgttctgactgtgggaagcgTTTCCTTAGACCATCTCACCTTATTAGTCATCAGAGaatgcacacaggtgagaaaccttactcctgttctcactgtgggaagtgttttattaGACCATCAGATCTTTCTa GTAACTTGAAtgctcaccagcgcatacatactggtgagaagccttactcctgtactgactgtgggaagtgtttcattagaCCATCTCAACTTACGAATCATCAGAGAATGCACACTGGTGAGAAACCTTTCTCCTGTTtagactgtgggaagtgtttcattaaaTCATCTGACCTTATAACTCATCaaagagtgcacacaggtgagaaacctttctcctgttctgaatgtgggaagagtttctctcatgCAG GTAGCCTTAaagctcaccagcgcatacatactagAGAGATGCCTTacttctgttctgactgtgggaagtgtttcagtAGATCATCTGAACTGATTagtcatcagagagtgcacacaggtgagaagccctACTCCTGTTCTcattgtgggaagagtttctctcagttATGTAGCCTTAAatctcaccagcgcatacatactggagagatgcctcactcctgttctgactgtgggaagtgtttcattagatCATCTCAACTGATTagtcatcagagagtgcacacaggtgagaagccatactcctgttctgattgtgggaagagtttctctcagttAGGTAACCTTAaagctcaccagcgcata